In the genome of Leptotrichia sp. HSP-536, the window ATTTACACTATCACAAAGCAATGGAAATGCCATGTCCTTAAAATTATCAAAAACAACATTATTTTACAAAACAATGAAAAAGCCACTAAGAATAGATACTACCACAAGACTTTTCAAGTAAAACAAAAGATTTTTTATTAATATCGACAATTACTGCACCAACAGCATAAAGAGCATTATCAAATATTTAAGAAGAGACCTTGCACATTCTCCAATTTTGAATACAGGATTACTGCATTACTGATAATAAAAGAAAATTTACATTACTATTGTCTATTAAGAATTTTAGCTTATGAATCTTTCGTTTAAAAATTTTAAAATAGTAAACATGTACGTGTATACATTATTTCTAGCAAGCTTAAAAAGCCGATTGATAACTTTCAAAAGCAGCTGTACAAAACTTTTGACCTTTTTCTATCTATAAATTTTATGATTGCAGCTATCTATCTCTTATAAAGTATTATTAAGATTTTTTTAATTATTTAGTCATCCATATTTTTGAATAGCAAAAAAATAAAAGAAAAATTAAAAGGTGAAGGAAAATGTAATCAGAAAACAGAAAAGCAGATAGAAAAATTAGAAACTAGAAAATATTACTACAGATGAAATAAACTATCAAAAGAAATAAGAAAGGAAATTCGTAATATCAATACTTGAAGAACTAATATTCAGAAAAAAATTTAACAGAAAGATAAAAAGATACATTGTATCATTATAGTATAATAGGGTATAACATCGGACATGAGCAGATATACAGAGTTCTAAGACGTCATGGCTATAAAAAAATAATGTCTAGAAGCAGACATCCAAAGACAGCAGCTTATTAAACAATCTTCGGAAGGATTAACAAGCCTAGATATTACTTGATGCAGCAATAAGTTTAGACCCTTTGTCTCCTTACAAGTATGCTTCTGGTGCGGTGGAGCCTTTAACTGAATGATTTCTTTTAGCTATGCCAAATTGTAATACATATAGCATAAGTGTTTTTTTCTAAATGAATTATCTAAAAGCTACAGTGAAGATGTTCTAATTCTAGCCTAGATGGAGCAGCATGGCATAAATCAAAGGGCTTAAAGAAATCAGAAAACATTATAATAAGCCCACATGCCGTGAACTATCGAATTAATCTAGCAATAAACCTAGTACCAAAAAATGATAAATAAGATAAAATAAGAATGTTAGTGAAATGAAAAAAAACTTAATAATATAGTAAAACTGCTATAAAGTCGAACTTAAAAACTATGATTATTTACTTAAACCTTAAACTCACTATAATTTTTAATAGTTCTATTTTAAATGGGTTCAAATATATACAGTGATAAAAGAAACAGTGGACAAGCAAGAAATATGACAAAAAATCATAAAAATAAGACTATTCAAAATTCATAGGATAATACAGTGGTAGACTTATTTCATTTATTAATACTAACTCCTGTTTAAAAAATAGAAATTATATTTTATATTATAGTAAGGTATATTGATCTCCTGCAAAGAAATTCATAACTATTCTGCTTTTTAAATAGGAAATAGTATAAGTCAACTATTATTAATCATAGCATACACGATTCAAAAAATTCTAATAACAATTAAATTAAGAAAAGAAAAACGGATTTGTAATTATAGCAGCAAAAGGGAGTATAGAAAAAAAATGGCGTCCCCGGTTGGACTCGAACCAACGGCCCTCTGATTAACAGTCAGATGCTCTAACCGGCTGAGCTACGGAGACACGCAAAAGAAAAAAAGTTTGGCAACTACCTATTTTCCCGGGACAAATCCAAGTATTTTAGGCGCAAGCAGACTTAACTTCCGGGTTCGAAATGTAACCGGGTGTATCCCTGCTGCTAACATCACCAAACTTCAAGAATCAAACTGTCTAGTTAAGACAACGAGAAATAAATAGTAGCAGTAAAAGATTAACTAAAAAGCAGATGTAATATTAGTACCAGTCAGCTGAATGCATTGCTGCACTTGCACCTCTGGCCTATCGACCATGTGTTCTCCATGGATACTGCGAATACTCATCTCAAAGTCGGCTTCTCGCTTAGATGCTTTCAGCGATTATCCGTTCCAGACGTGACTACCCAGCCATGCCACTGGCGTGACAACTGGTACATCAGAGGTCTGTCCAACCCGGTCCTCTCGTACTAAGGCCAGATCTTTTCAGTATTCAGGCGCCTGCAGTGGATAGGGACCGAACTGTCTCACGACGTTCTGAACCCAGCTCGCGTGCCTCTTTAATGGGCGAACAGCCCAACCCTTGGGACCTTCTCCAGCCCCAGGATGAGACGAGCCGACATCGAGGTGCCAAACACTTCCGTCGATATGGACTCTTGGGAAGTATCAGCCTGTTATCCCCGGGGTAGCTTTTATCCGTTGAGCGACGGTCCTTCCATACGGAACCGCCGGATCACTAACTCCTACTTTCGTACCTGCTCGACCCGTCAGTCTTGCAGTCAAGCTCCCTTATGCGTTTGCACTCCTAGGCTGATTTCCATCCAGCCTGAGGAACCTTTGAACGCCTCCGTTACTCTTTTGGAGGCGACCGCCCCAGTCAAACTGCCCATTCAGCACTGTCTCCGTTACCAGATTAGAATTTCAACGGCATATGGTTGGTATTCCAACGGCGACTCTGTCAAGACTGACGCCTTAACTTCACAGTCTCCCAACTATCCTATACACACACAGCCAAAACCCAATGCCAAACTACAGTAAAGCTCCACGGGGTCTTTCCGTCCTACTGCAGGTAGCCGGTATCTTCACCGGCATTACAACTTCACCAGGTCTCCAGCCAAGACAGCTCCCAAATCATTTCACCATTCGTGCAGGTCGGAACTTACCCGACAAGGAATTTCGCTACCTTAGGACCGTTATAGTTACGGCCGCCGTTCACCGGGGCTTCAAATCGGAGGCTCTCTCCTCCTCTTAACCTTCCGGCACTGGGCAGGTGTCAGCCCATATACGTCGCCTTTCAGCTTAGCATAGACCTGTGTTTTTGGTAAACAGTTGCTTGGGACTCTTCACTGCGGCCTGTTTCCCCTAGAGGCGTTTCTCCTTTCAGGTATATCAGGCACCCCTTCTCCCGAAGTTACGGGGCTATTTTGCAGAGTTCCTTAGCTAGAGTTATCCTGTCGGCCTTAAGTTTCTCACTCTGTCCACCTGTGTCGGTTTACAGTACGGGCACTATTTCTCATTGATAGAAGTTTTTCTTGGCAGCATAGGATTTATGACTTATGCAAATGCACTTACCCATCAAGTCTCACATTTAGATACGCGGATTTTCCTGCGTATCCATGCTACACTCTTAGAAAGGCTATTCCGACAGCCTTCTCATATACCTTCCTGCGTCACTCCGTCTCTCAAGCGATAATAGTGGTACAGGAATATTAACCTGTTTTCCATTCGCCATCACAATTTTGCTTATGCTTAGGTCCCGACTTCCCCAGGGCGGACAAGCCTTCCCCTGGAAACCTTGGACTTCCGGCCGGCGGGATTCTCGCCCGCCTTCTCGCTACTCATTCCTGCATTCTCGCTTCTGATGCCTCCAGAAAGCCTTGCAGCTTACCTTCGACGGCCTACAGAACGCTCTCCTACCAGGCGTGAAGACACGCCTCCGCAGCTTCGGTTTATGTCTTAGCCCCGTTACATCTTCGGCGCAGATACTCTCGACCAGTGAGCTGTTACGCACTCTTTCAAGGCATGGCTGCTTCTAAGCCAACCTCCTGGTTGTCTGTGAATATCCACCTCCTTTCCCACTTAGACATAATTAGGGACCTTAGCTGGCGGTCTGGGCTGTTCCCTCTCGTCCACGGACCTTGTCATCCATGGACTCACTCCTGACGATTAATATACGGTATTCGAAGTTTGCTTGATTTCGGTAAGCAGTACGCCCCCTAGATCATACAGAGCTCTACCCCCGCATATCTTGACATCAAGGCTGCACCTAAATGCATTTCGGAGAGAACGAGCTATCTCCTAGTTCGATTGGCTTTTCACCCCTAGACCTGCCTCATCTCCCAACTTTTCAACGGCGGTGAGTTCGGCCCTCCACTGAGTCTTACCTCAGCTTCAGCCTGGACAGGCCTAGATCACTAGGTTTCGCGTCTATGACCAGCGACTTGACGCCTTATTAAGACTCGGTTTCCCTTCGGCTCCGCTTTATTAACCTTGCCACTGACCATAACTCGCAGGATGATTAACCAAAATCCACGCAGTCACACATAAAGTGCTCCTACCGTTTGTAAGCACACGGTTTCAAATTCTATTTCACTCCCTTGCTCAGGGTTCTTTTCACCTTTCCCTCACGGTACTCTTCACTATCGGTCAACAACAGTATTTAGCCTTACGTGACATGGTCCACGCTGATTCACGCCAGATTCCTCGTGCCTGACGCTACTCGGGTCCTTCCAGTCGCCGCACGCATTTCATGTTCTACAGGACTATCACCTTCTTTGGTTCAGCTTCCCAACTGATTCCACTTACATACATACAGCTTAAACATTATGACAATCCGTTAATGGAAGTCCCGCAACCCCGTGCCAGCAACGCTGTCCGCTTGACACTGGCACGGTTTAGGCTCATCCCCGTTCGCTCGCCGCTACTTAGGGAATCGTTTTTACTTTCTTTTCCTCCCGTTACTTAGATGTTTCAGTTCACGGGCTTACCGTTTTCACGCATATCCTCCAGACATGCAGGTTTTCCCATTCGGAAATCCGGGGATTAGCGACTATGTGCGTCTACTCCCGGCTTATCGCAGCTTATCACGTCCTTCATCGGCTGTTGTTGCCTAGGCATCCTCCAGCGCCTTGTTAGCTTTTTTCTCCAGAATAACTTTTACTCCAGTTTATTGTAATCTTTTACCTACTATTCATTTCCCATTGTCCTAAATATAATTGGTGGAGATAAGCGGGTTCGAACCGCTGACCTCTGCCTTGCAAGGGCAGCGCTCTCCCAACTGAGCTATATCCCCAAGACTTTAATCAATATGGTGGGCATGGCTGGACTCGAACCAGCGACCCCTGCGTTATCAGCACAGCTCTAACCACCTGAGCTACACGCCCAAAAGACATAAGAAGAAGCAGTGTTTGTTACTCCTTAGAAAGGAGGTGATCCATCCGCACCTTCCGGTACGGATACCTTGTTACGACTTCACCCCAATCACTGTCCACACCTTAGACGCCTTCCCCTTGCGGTTGGACCGGCGGCTTCAGGTGCAGACAACTCTCGTGGTGTGACGGGCGGTGTGTACAAGACCCGAGAACGTATTCACCGCAGCATTGCTGATCTGCGATTACTAGCGATTCCGGCTTCATGAAGTCGAGTTGCAGACTTCAATCCGAACTTGACCGGCTTTAAAGATTGGCTGAACGTTACCGCTTTGCAGCTCTCTGTACCGGCCATTGTAGCACGTGTGTAGCCCAGACCATAAGGGGCATGATGACTTGACGTCATCCCCACCTTCCTCCTGCTCTTCGCAGGCAGTCTCGCCAGAGTCCCCAACTTAATGATGGCAACTGGCGATAGGGGTTGCGCTCGTTGCGGGACTTAACCCAACATCTCACGACACGAGCTGTCGACAGCCATGCACCACCTGTCTCCACGTTCCCGAAGGCACTGCCTGCTCTCGCAGGCATACGTGGGATGTCAAGATCTGGTAAGGTTCCTCGCGTTGCGTCGAATTAAACCACATGCTCCACCGCTTGTGCGGGTCCCCGTCAATTCCTTTGAGTTTCAGCCTTGCGGCCGTACTCCCCAGGCGGATTACTTATCGCATTCGCTTCGGCACGGACACTCTTCATGCCCACACCCAGTAATCATCGTTTACGGCTGGGACTACCAGGGTATCTAATCCTGTTCGCTCCCCCAGCTTTCGCACTTCAGCGTCAGTTGCCGTCCAGTGAACTATCTTCATCATCGGCATTCCTGCACATATCTACGAATTTCACCTCTACTCGTGCAGTTCCGTCCACCTCTCCAGCACTCTAGCCAAACAGTTTCAGGGCAGGCTTGCGGTTGAGCCGCAAGTTTTCACCCCAGACTTGTCTGGCCGCCTAGATGCCCTTTATGCCCAATAATTCCGGATAACGCTTGCGACATACGTATTACCGCGGCTGCTGGCACGTATTTAGCCGTCGCTTCTTCTGCAGGTACCGTCACTTCCTTCTTCCCTGCTGAAAGCACTTTACAATCCGAAAACCTTCTTCGCGCACACAGAATTGCTGGATCAGGGTTCCCCCCATTGTCCAATATTCCCCACTGCTGCCTCCCGTAGGAGTAAGGGCCGTATCTCAGTCCCCTTGTGGCCGTTCACCCTCTCAGGCCGGCTACCTATCATCGCCTTGGTGAGCCGTTACCCCACCAACAAGCTAATAGGACGCAAAGCTCTCCTGCAGCATCGCTTTTCATTGCCAGGCACATGCGTGCCGGCAACTGCATCAGGTGTTATCAGTCGTTTCCGTCCGTTATCCCTGTCTGCAGGGCAAGTTCTTTACGCGTTACTCACCCGTCCGCCTTGGCTGGGCTGTGCAAGCACAGCTTCGCCAAAGACTTGCATGTGTTAAGCATTCTGTCAGCGTTCATCCTGAGCCAGGATCAAACTCTTCATTCAATATATTTTCATATATTTAATTTCACCTTTTGTCTTGACGAGAATCTTATCTTACAGATAAGAGTTCTTGACATTAATATTTATCTTTTACACTTATTGCTTCTTCTATTCTTATATCATTGTCCTTTGATACCTTTTTGTATCGACAAGATATATGTTATCATAATTAAATTTATTTGTCAACTACTTTTTTTCATTTTTTTCAAGTTTTTTCTGGGAATGTATTTATAGCTAAGCCCAACACCTAAAATATATTAAAAAATGTAGCAAAAACGATATAACGACATCTCTTGCCAAATTAGAAAAAATTATTCTTGCAATAATACTATTTTAAAGAAATGCTGCCACAATCATTTAAGTCCTTATAATAAGGAACAGATTCGGCTTATAGAAATGCAGGAAAGTCTCTACGTTTATTCTAAAAATACGCAGTAAAAATCCTTCCATTCTCTCAAATATATTAACAACTGTGAAAAGAAGGGACATTTTGAAATTGATACCGCCAAAGGCAAGAAAAGAAAAAACTCAAAGTCTCCATAGTTTCCTGGTTGACAGGAAGCTCAAATTAACTAAATCTGGGAATACAGGGGCTGATGAACAAGCCAAAAGGCGGAAACCATAAAAATATGACGTTTGAAGAGGAAGAGGAGTTAAGGAACTATCTAAAAGATATGATGAAGACCTTGTGGTTATAGCTGTGATGGAGCAGCATGGCACAAATCAAAGAATTTAGAAATTTCAGGAAACATCATAATGACACATATACCGCCGTATGTACCAGAAATGAACCCCATCGAACAAATTTGGAAACAAGTAAGGCAGATGGGGGTTCGGCAATAAAATATTCAGTACATTAAATGCTCTAGTTGGCAGGCTATGCGACACTATAAATTTACTTACAGATGAACCAGTAAAAAGCATAACTCTTCCTGAATGGATTTATTCTGTTGTTTAAATGGGGGTTAGTATAACTTGATAATATGCCATTTTATACTTTACTATTGTTCAAAAAATTGTTTTAAATTTGGCGGAAAATAATTTGGTCCTTTTATTACCTTTCCATCTTCACGATAAATTGGTTTCCCATGTTCATCTAGCTTACTCAAATTACTTCTATGAATTTCCTCAAACACATCTTCAATAACATCTTGCATTCCATGCTCAATTATTGTCCCGCACAAAATATAAAGCATATCCCCAAGAGCATCCGCAACTTCTACAGCATCCCCTCTTTCAGCCGCTTCCAGATACTCGTCATTTTCCTCTTTCATCAAGTCAAATCTTAACTTTTCCAGTCCATTTTCCAGTTTTCCAATTGGCTTGTCAGAATTTCCAAGCTTATAAATTCTATGAAATTCCTCAACACATTCTATTTTTCTTTTCATTATTATCTTTCCTTTCTAAATTTATCTTATTATCAACATCAGCAAAAGATATAAAATTACTACTTTTACAATGTCAGAATACAACACAACTACTGAAAAAAATCTTGTTTTTTCTAAAATTTCAGTACTGTCAGTTTCTACTTTTTTTAGTATCTTTATTTGTATATTTTTTATGTCTTTTTTTATTAAGAAAACTAGCAATATTAGTGCTAACACAAGCATTATTCCAGCAATAACAGTTTTTTGCGTAACAAAAAACGAAAATTTTCCGAAGAAAATAGATAGAATTAAGCCCATTATTAATGATAGAACTATTAAGGCGGACTTCATATTCTTTTTTTGTTTATTTATTAATATTTTGGGCAGGACAAAAGATAAAAGAGTTTCAAGTATAAATAAAATTATGAATAAAATTCCTTTCACATCAGGTAGTTTTAACTTTCTTAATGACTGAATTATGTTGTCTAGCTCGAAAATCATATAGTTTTTTAATATCATACATAGTAAAATCGAAATTGCAATTCCTGAAAATATCCATATTCTGCTTGCTAGAATTTCTTCGTTTATAAAACTTTCTATCTCGTGTACCGTTTTACTGTCAATTTTTTTATTATTTTTCAAAATTTTCCCCTTTAATAAATAGAATAAGAGTTATTTAAGGACTGCAATTTATCCAAAAATAACCCTTTGTCATTACTATTTTTACTGTTTCTTAAATTTTAATCTCTTCCTCGTCCTGATATTCTTAAAATTGATAAGAATAAGTTTACGAAGTCAAGGTATAAGCTCAATGCACCTGAAATTTCAATTTTATTTAAAATTTCTGAATCTTCTTGAACTGCATAAGCAATAATATTGCTTTTTATTCTGTTTACATCAACTGCAATGAAAATTGTGAAAACAATTACACCTAAAACTGATACAAACAAATCAAGTCCGCTATTTCTCAAGAAAATATTTACTAAGCTTACCAAAACAATTGATATTAACCCAATCATTAGCATTGGAGTAAATTTTGTAAGATTTTCTTTTGTAAAATAGCCGTAGACAGCCACAACTGCAAATAATACTAATGTTCCTAAAAATGCTGAAATTACAACACTTGGAGCATAAATAATCCCAATAGCTGAAAGTGTCAGTCCATTTAATGCAGAATATATCAAAAACATAAGTTTTAATGTGCTGGATTTTGCTTTATAAATCAATGCTGAAAACGCAACGACAACTATAACTTCTATAACAGCAAGAACATAGTACATTCTTATTATTCCAATGGCAATCGGATTTCCAGTCATAAGCCCATTATATACAAAAAATCCAAAAAGTCCTGTTATAACAAGCCCTAACAGCATCCACATCATGCTTCCACGAACCTTTGAACTTACAAGTCTATCCAAATCATCATAAGTCATCGTCATCTCTCTGTGTCCGCCATATTCATTATAATCATCGTTATTATGATTATAAGTTTCTAATTCGTCATAATCATTTCTCATAAAAATCACCTCATTATTTTAATCTTTTTTATTTTCAAAAATTATTTTATTTTAACAACTTGAATAATTCTGTTAGTATTTTTTATAAAATTTCAATTAAAAACTTTTTATCCAAGCTATCATAGTATTATAACTTTTAACTTTTAAAAAAGACTTTTATTTATCAGTTAAATTACTTAATTTTATTCTTTATTTTTTATTTTGAAAATGGAACACGTGATTCCTGTTTCAACGTTTCGATAATTTCGTCAACTGATACATTTTTACTGTCTTGTGAACCAAATCTTCT includes:
- a CDS encoding Bax inhibitor-1/YccA family protein, which translates into the protein MRNDYDELETYNHNNDDYNEYGGHREMTMTYDDLDRLVSSKVRGSMMWMLLGLVITGLFGFFVYNGLMTGNPIAIGIIRMYYVLAVIEVIVVVAFSALIYKAKSSTLKLMFLIYSALNGLTLSAIGIIYAPSVVISAFLGTLVLFAVVAVYGYFTKENLTKFTPMLMIGLISIVLVSLVNIFLRNSGLDLFVSVLGVIVFTIFIAVDVNRIKSNIIAYAVQEDSEILNKIEISGALSLYLDFVNLFLSILRISGRGRD